Genomic window (Chengkuizengella sediminis):
TGTTAGGTATTTTGCAAAATAGAGCCCAGGCACTCGCAGGCCTACCCATCATATTTTCTATTGCAATTAGTCAATCTATTCTTCCAATCATTTCATCAGCGTATGCAAAAAAGGATCAGTTAGTATTAAACCGACAAACATCGCTAGCTTTAAGAATGTCTATTCTTTTCAGCTTGCCAGTCATCTTAGTGTTATGTATTGCAGCAGAGCCTATTAATGTTTTGTTATTCAAAAATACTTTAGGAACGTCTGTTATTGTTTATCTAACAGCCAGCACAATATTTCAAGTATTAATGATGACATCAGGTACGATTTTAATGGGATTAGGACAATTCAAAAGACCGATGATTCATGTATCACTAGGAGTGATATTGAAAGTGGCAGGGAACTTTTTATTAGCACCGTGGCTTGGAATTGGTGGAATTATTTTATCTACTGCCATCAGTTTTTCAATTGTAATGATATTAAACTTATTGTATTTGAAGAAAACAGTTTCATACACGATATTGGGGAAAAAGTGGATAGGCACGATAGTTACGTCACTCCTTCTTATTGGTGTTGGATATTTAATTACAATGTTTAACCAATCTATGATTCAGCTTTCCATTGAGAGGATCACTTATGCGGTACATTCTATCATTTTAGGACCGATTATCGGGATTTTATATTTACTATTCATGATTAAATTTAGAGTGATTACAGAAAATGATATTCGTCATTTACCTATTAGAATTCAGAAAGTGATGCAGAAGGTATTACGTTTAATAAATCGCTGATCAATCCTCAAACAACATATTTTCTGCCATAACTGCAAGTTCAATTTTATTTAAAGCTTGGCAATAATTGTGTGTCATTTCTAAAGTGATAGGTGGTTTTATTTTTTTAAAATATTTCATGCTAGAGAGATTACTGAACCAGTCTTCGTGAGTAGTGGACTGAAAAGGAATGTTAGACCATATTTGAGTTAATTGAGGGCTGAAGAGTGGTTCAGCTCCTTTTTTTAATTTACTCCCTATGATTTTTTGTGTTTTATAATTGGAAGAGGTTGACTTCTTTTTTGAAAATAGTTCAGGACAATAGTCTACTCGTGAACCAGTGTGAGGAACTTGAGTAGAGAAATTTGTAATGGCCTGATAATAGTTAGGATAACAGAATAAAACCGTATATAGTTTTTTGCCTACTTCAATTCTTTCTTGAAGATTTGAAAAATTCTGAACTGTTAACCCCACAAGTTCCATTTTATGACTTTGATGAGAAGAAAACATGGGAAAGATGACCTGATTTAGTTGTAATAAAGATTGTACTTTAAAATAAAATTTGTCCAACACTTTTTCTTTAAATTTGGGATTTAAAACAACTCTTTTTTCGATGTGATTTTGTTCATTAATAATAAGAGCGATAGTTATCAAAGTGTATTGTTGTGGATCATTCCAGAAAAGCTCCCAGAAGGGGCGCACAAATTTAGATACATGAAAAGCATCTAACAAATGAAATAAGTTTTTTTTCAATCGTAAACTTTCCTCATATAATAATAACTGAGGATAGGCATCATGAAAAATAAGTGCATTTGCACTTTCTAGCATTAAAAATGTTGCTAATCGTTTTTCGTAGTTTAGTAAACGAGGTAGAAATTCCCCCATTAAATCGGTCATATTCCAACCGCCGTTTCTTGATACCATATGAGCTAAAAACGCCCAGTGAAGGTTAGGGTTTCTCTTGTACACTTCTAGGTACGCTTGAGTGCGTGTAATATTATTTAGGTTATTTTCCTTAGTTTTTTGTTGAATTTTTTTTATAATTTCTTGTTCAATTTTAGTAAAAGTAGTTTTCGTAGCTTTAGGGTGTTCCAATATACTCTTTAATTTTTTATGAATCATTCGCAAGTCTTTTTTGTTGTAATCTAAAGGGTTGTATTGTTTTTTTAGTTGTAAGAATCTAAAGAAACTTTTTTCTTTTTGTTTTGATTCATTAAAAAGTTCGTTAAACATTAGGAACACCTTCTTTCTAAATTTGATTGAATGTAAGAAGTTTCACATAATTAACTATGATTTTTTGTTAAAATGGGTGTGAGTCATTTAGCATTAAAGTTTGAATGGTTATACTAGTATTCCGTATAATAGTTCTTAAGATTCCTTTTTAAAGAGGACAAGAAGAAGAGGAGTGAAAGATGATGGAAAAATTAACGAGTAAAAAACAGTTTACAGAAATGATATCTGAAAACAAACCAACAATTGCAGTATTTAAAGCGGATTGGTGCGTAGATTGCCGTTTCATAGATCCATTTATGCCAGAAGTGATTGCAAAATATGAAGGTAAAGTCCGTTTTATTGAGATTGATTCAGAACAATTTCCTGATTTAGTTGATCAGTACAATGTGCTTGGTATTCCAAGTTTTATCGCTCTTCATGAGAATAAGGAGCTTATTCGATTTGTGAGTAAATTAAGAAAAACGCAAGAAGAAATCGAGGCCTTTGTTGATCGAGCCATAGAAGTGGCTTCTGCTTTAGAAAAGTCATAATTTAAACTAAACACATAACATCTAGAAAAATAAGCCCTAAACATATAATCTCGTCGTTCTAAAAAGAATTATTTCTATTTTGGAGCGGCGATTTTCTTATATAAAAAAGTGGTTATACTTCTTCGGATTTTCTTCACTTTTTAAGGAATCGTGATATGGTATTCTTAACTATTAACAGATATAATTATAACTGTTGTTATTTGTACATAGAGAAGGGTGAAAACATTGGTTAAAGGATTAAAATGGATAGCTACGATCACATGTGTGGGAATGTTCCTCGTTTTACTTGCTGGGACGTTAGTTACAAATACGGGATCAGAACTAGGCTGCGGCCATGATTGGCCTTTATGTAACGGTAAATTCGTACCTACCTATACTATTTCATCGATCATAGAGTACAGTCACCGGTTTGTAACTGGTATAGAGGGAATACTAGTGGTGATTACGCTTGTTATGGTCATCAAATTATTAAATCATCGCAAAGATGCCTTATTGTATGCATGGGGAACATTGTTGTTTACTGTAGTACAAGCCATCATGGGCGCTATGGCAGTCATGTGGCCACAATCGTCTCCTGTTCTAGCACTTCATTTTGGAATATCTATAATGGCATTTGCAAGCAGTTTGTTGCTCGTGATGATCGTTTGGAAAATAAATCCACAAGAGCAGAGTCAATATACAAAATGGGGTGAACCGACAACAACTATAGATAAACCGGTTGGTAGAAGTTATCGTATCTTTGTATGGTTTACAGTCATTTATACTTATATCGTGGTTTACACTGGAGCGTTAGTGAAACATACGGACTCAGGATCTGCTTTTGTTGAGCTATATCAAAATACATTTCAAACCTTGATAGGGAAAGTGGCGGTAGCACTTACACATGTTTCTTCTGCGAGTTTCTTGTTTATTATTATGTTAATTGTCGCTCATTTTGCCTATAGATCATATCATCATATTCGTCCGATTCGTAATGCTGGAATCGCTGCACTTGTTTTAATTGTAGCCCAAGTCATAAGTGGTGTTATATTAGTTGCAGCAATCAGTAATGAAAATTGGTACCTATTTGCCATTTTGTTACACACATCAATTATATCAGTCATGTTTGGAGTATTATGTTATTTAAGTATGTTAGTATGGCAGTGGAGGGAGAAAGTTAAATGATTCAAGATTTAAGAGCATTTATTGATATTTTAAAAAAAGAAAACGATATCGTAGAAATATCTGCGTCAGTTGACCCATATCTTGAGATAGCGGAGATCCATCGACGTGTGATTGATGAAGGCGGTCCTGCATTGTTATTTACCAACGTAAAAGGAAGCCCTTTCCCAGTTGTTACAAATTTATTTGGGACAAGTAGGCGCGTGGATTTAGCTTTTGGTCCAAAACCAGAGTTATTAATGAAACAAATTATTGGAGCGATGGACACACTTCTTCCACCGACTCCAAAAGCACTATGGAAAGAGAAAAATTTAATATTAGATATGTTGAAAATCGGCACTAAAACAGTATTAAAAAATGAAGCTCCTGTTATGCAGGTATTAAAACAACAAAAACCGTTAAGTGAGCTTCCAGTGATTACAAGTTGGCAGGAAGATGGAGGACCATTTTTCACTTTGCCTTTAGTATATACAGAACATCCTGAAACGAAGGACCACAATCTTGGTATGTATCGCATGCAAGTATATGATGATCAAACAACAGGAATGCATTGGCAAATTCATAAGGGTGGAGGATTTCATTATCATGAAGCAGAGAAAAAGAATGAACCTTTTCCTGTTACCGTTTTTTTAGGAGGACCACCTGCACTAATAGCCTCTGCCATTGCTCCTGTACCAGAGCATTTACCAGAACTATTATTAACTTCTTTAATTTTGGGGAAAAAATTAAAGACTGCTGACAATCCACTTGGAGATCATCGTCTGATTGCAGATGCTGAGTTTGCCATTCATGGTAAGGTACCACCGAATTATACAAGACCAGAAGGCCCTTTCGGAGACCATTACGGATATTATTCTTTAATTCATGATTTTCCTGAATTTCGAATTGATCATATGTGGCATCGTAAGGATGCTATTTATCCAGCTACCATTGTAGGCAAACCAAAACAAGAAGATTATTATATGGGTGAGTTTTTACAACGATTATTATCTCCTGCTTTTCCAATGGCGATGCCTGGAGTGAAACAGTTATGGACTTATGCTGAAACAGGTTTTCATCCGTTGGCAGCAGCAGTAGTAAGGGAAAGTTATTCACGTGAAGTGTTAGCAAGTGCTTTTAGAATTTTTGGAGAAGGTCAGCTTACGCTAACAAAATTTTTAATTTTAACAGATCAAAACGTAAACTTAGAAAATTTCCCACAATTATTTGAATCTGTATTAGAAAGATTTGAACCAAAAACGGATTTGTTTATTTTTAATAAAACTTCACACGATACATTAGATTACACTGGGAAAAAGTTGAAT
Coding sequences:
- a CDS encoding UbiD family decarboxylase is translated as MIQDLRAFIDILKKENDIVEISASVDPYLEIAEIHRRVIDEGGPALLFTNVKGSPFPVVTNLFGTSRRVDLAFGPKPELLMKQIIGAMDTLLPPTPKALWKEKNLILDMLKIGTKTVLKNEAPVMQVLKQQKPLSELPVITSWQEDGGPFFTLPLVYTEHPETKDHNLGMYRMQVYDDQTTGMHWQIHKGGGFHYHEAEKKNEPFPVTVFLGGPPALIASAIAPVPEHLPELLLTSLILGKKLKTADNPLGDHRLIADAEFAIHGKVPPNYTRPEGPFGDHYGYYSLIHDFPEFRIDHMWHRKDAIYPATIVGKPKQEDYYMGEFLQRLLSPAFPMAMPGVKQLWTYAETGFHPLAAAVVRESYSREVLASAFRIFGEGQLTLTKFLILTDQNVNLENFPQLFESVLERFEPKTDLFIFNKTSHDTLDYTGKKLNHGSKAVLIGVGDPKRELPGDYTGGELAGISKISTYCKGCLVISGKKYEEEPELAAHILKTNKQKLESWPMVILVDDANITKDQTSFLWTVFTRFNPATDMYADGEIRQHHLNYELPIVIDARMKPGYPDELFPREDIVELVSKRWGEYFE
- a CDS encoding thioredoxin family protein; this encodes MEKLTSKKQFTEMISENKPTIAVFKADWCVDCRFIDPFMPEVIAKYEGKVRFIEIDSEQFPDLVDQYNVLGIPSFIALHENKELIRFVSKLRKTQEEIEAFVDRAIEVASALEKS
- a CDS encoding COX15/CtaA family protein yields the protein MVKGLKWIATITCVGMFLVLLAGTLVTNTGSELGCGHDWPLCNGKFVPTYTISSIIEYSHRFVTGIEGILVVITLVMVIKLLNHRKDALLYAWGTLLFTVVQAIMGAMAVMWPQSSPVLALHFGISIMAFASSLLLVMIVWKINPQEQSQYTKWGEPTTTIDKPVGRSYRIFVWFTVIYTYIVVYTGALVKHTDSGSAFVELYQNTFQTLIGKVAVALTHVSSASFLFIIMLIVAHFAYRSYHHIRPIRNAGIAALVLIVAQVISGVILVAAISNENWYLFAILLHTSIISVMFGVLCYLSMLVWQWREKVK
- a CDS encoding DUF2515 family protein, with the protein product MFNELFNESKQKEKSFFRFLQLKKQYNPLDYNKKDLRMIHKKLKSILEHPKATKTTFTKIEQEIIKKIQQKTKENNLNNITRTQAYLEVYKRNPNLHWAFLAHMVSRNGGWNMTDLMGEFLPRLLNYEKRLATFLMLESANALIFHDAYPQLLLYEESLRLKKNLFHLLDAFHVSKFVRPFWELFWNDPQQYTLITIALIINEQNHIEKRVVLNPKFKEKVLDKFYFKVQSLLQLNQVIFPMFSSHQSHKMELVGLTVQNFSNLQERIEVGKKLYTVLFCYPNYYQAITNFSTQVPHTGSRVDYCPELFSKKKSTSSNYKTQKIIGSKLKKGAEPLFSPQLTQIWSNIPFQSTTHEDWFSNLSSMKYFKKIKPPITLEMTHNYCQALNKIELAVMAENMLFED